Genomic segment of Mycolicibacterium sarraceniae:
CTCGGCGGGTTGCTCAGCGGGGTGTTGCTGACCCAGATCGTCAACAGCGCAGTACATTTGGCGCAGCCGCTGCTGGTCGCCGACCTGTCGGGATCGCTGGGCAGCGCCGCGTTCTTCGCCGCGTTCGGCACCGGGGTCCATATGTTCGGTACCTTCGTGGCGGGCTGGCCGACCGACCGTTGGGGTGCCCGGAGGGTCCTGGTGTTCTCGACGCTGCTGCGGGGTATCGTCCTGGCCGGCATTCCGCTGGCCATGGCGTTGGGGATCGCCACCCTGCCAGTCGTGATGGGCCTGTACACCCTCGAGGCACTGGTCCGCGGCTACGTGGACACCGCCGTGCACACCGTTCCCCTCGAGATGGTCGGTCACCGTCGAGATCTGTTGGACCGGATCAACTCCCGCTACGAAGTCGTCTTCGAGGTGGGCGCGGTTGCCGGCCCGTTGATGCTCGGTGGGCTGATGGTGTGGGCGGACGGCATCGTCCCGCACATCGTAATCCCGATCGGATTCGTGCTCTCGGCAGCGTGCTATCTCTTGATCCCCAGAACGTCGACACTGACGGCGGATACCGACGTCAAGCCGCACGGCGGCTCCTGGGCGGGCCTGAAATACATTGTCGCCCATCCGTATCTGCTGCTGGTGGTCGTCGGGCTTATGCTGTTTCACCTCTACGAGCTGCGCAAGATCCTGAGCGCGTTCTTCGCCAAAGGGTTGCTTCACCATCCCGCCGAGGTCGGGCACGTCGGGGCGGCCTTCGCGCTGGGTGGAGTGGTCGGCTCGGTGCTGTATGCGGTGACGCGACATCGGAAGACGGGCATCGGGTGGGTGTTCGCCGGGGCAGTGGGGACGGTGTTCCTCGCGGTGGGCTGGATCCCGGTGAACCTGCCGATGATGTCGGTGGCGGTGTTCATCTTCGGAGTGGGTAACGTGTGCGCTCGGCTGGTCCTGACCCGGTGGCGTCAGGAGCTGACCCCGCTCGAACATGCCGGCGGTGTCACGGCTGCTTCGGAATTTGGCCGCACGGCCGCGTCTCTCGGTGTCGCCAGCGCGGTGGGCGGAGCCTTTTCGTCGAGCTCCAGTGCGTACGGCGCGTTCGGGATCGTCGGCGGAATGCTCGGGCTCTTCGCCGCCGCGCAATTCGTGTTGGCGCGGCTGTACGCCCGCAAGGGTCACCCGGAGCTGTAAGTCCGGCTACGCGGCGTTAACCGTGATGGTCGACGGGTCGACAGTCGGCAACGTGAGCGCGATATTCGACACGGTCACCTCACCCGTCGTCCCGACCGCGCGGTATGAGGCCGACGATGAGAACAACTGCACGGTCACTTTCTGACCGGGCTTGAGTGTCTGCGCCACCATTTCCAGATCGACGCTCGCGGTCTGTTGGGTGCCGTCCAGTGTCACGAGGATTGGAGTGACCTGATTGCCGAGCACCTGACCGGTCGAGTCGTCGACGAGCTGCGCGTAGAGGTGATCCCCGCTGCCTGTTCCCGAGTAGGTGAAGCTGAGATGTGGCGTACCAACGACATACGTGGTTGTCGTGACGGCAGGCGTCGTGACGTTCAGTGCGTTGATGGCCCGTGACGACCCGATGGGAAGCACTCCGAGCAGCCCGCCGGCCCCCAGGAACGGAACCATGTGCAGGGTCTTGGGTGTGGTGCTGGTCGCGACCACCGGGTCGCTCGGCGTGAGGTCATAGGACGTCGACGAAAGCCGTTGGCCCCGTTGGTCGACCCACTCGAACTGCGGACCGGTCGCGACGTCGGTGTCGCCCTTGACATAGCGATTGAGCCACTCGAGGGTACGCTGGGCGATCAGCGTGCCGCCGGTGTTGAACAGATCGTTGGTGCACACGCCGTGACCGCCGCAGAACCACAGCACCTTTGTCGGGACGCCGTTGTCAATGAGCGCCTGGGCGTTGGCGTTGGCTTCCTGCAGAGTGAACAGGGTGTCGACGGTGCCTTCGATAAGCAGTGTGGGAGCGGTGATCTGGTCGAGTAGGTAGTCGGGCCCGCGCTCGGCGAGAAGGCCTTGCTCGTCCTGCGTCAGCGACCCGGTCAGGTCGCCGTAGATGGTGGCGGGGATGATTCTCGGGTTGGTCCGAGCGAGCGTAAGCACAAGGGCCGCAGCCAGAATCTTCCCCCAGCCGCTCTTGAATGACTGTGACTTGTAGAGCGCGGTGTTGAGGCTGTTCCACGCGATGGTCGGCACGATCGCATCCACGCGGTGATCGGTTGCCGCCGTGACCAATTGGATGCCGCCGCCGTAGGACGCGCCCACCATGCCGATCTTGGGATCGAGGTCGCTCGGATTTCCGTCGAGGGCGACCTCGGGTTGGGTGGCGAGCCAGCTGATGATCGCCGAGACGTCCTTGGCCTCGTAAGCCGGTGAGTCGATCTGCAGCGTACCGCCCGAGCTGTATTCGCCGCGCGGGTCCCAGGTCACGACGTTGTAGCCGGCATTGCGCAGGGACAAGATGCTCGGCATACCCAGAGCGTTGGTGAGTACGCCATCCAGGACGCTGCCATTGATGCTGGTCTGGCCGGGCATTCCCAGGCCCGGGCCGTCGAGGATGGTCGGCGCCGTGGCCCCGTTTTGCAGTCCGGCGGCCGGCATGAAATGGACGTAGATTTCAGTGCCGTCGAACGAGACCACCTTGACGTCGCGCGGCTGCGCGGCGTTGGGTGACGAGCCCGGCTGCACGGGGTAACCGAACAGCGGATGAAGGATGTCGCCGAAGATCGGGATCTGATGAATGGAGGCCACGATCGGGGTGAACAGGACCGGCCCGAGGACGGGGATGTGCTGCAGGAACGCCAGCGGCGCCGTCTGCGGTATCGCGACGACGTTGGTGGGGATTGTCGGCTCGTCGGCTGCGGTGGTGACCTGAGCCGCGGTCGTCGTCGCGGCTGCAGTGCGCTGGGTGGTGGTCGCCGGCTCTCGGCGGGATGCTGCCGCTAGCGCCAGTGTCGTCACTGGGTTATCCGCCGGTGCTGTGGGAGTGTCGTCGACGCGTGCTCTGGTGACCGCGGCCGTCCGAGCCGGGGTCGACCGGGCGGATACCGGCTGCGCGACCTTGCTCGTCGCGGGTCTGTCGGTCTTGGCGTTGGCGGCTGATGCGGGTCGGGCCGTGGCGGCGTGCTGCGCTGGCGACGAATCTGTCGAGATCGACGGCGTGGCCGCGGCCTCTCCGGCTCCGGAGACGATCGCGACCCCGATTCCCAGCGCTACCGCTAATCCGCCGATCCGACCCACGTACGCCGCTGCAGCCATTCGTCTATAGGTAGCGTGACCCGCCCGTTGTGTCTGGCGGTTGGCCAAAGTTGAATTCAGACTCTGACGATTCCGTCAAAAACTGTCGAGCTCGCACCGGCAGTTGATGGTCGGTCTTGAGCGACTCTAAGGCCGGCTGGGTGGGCGCATCTGCCGATGCGCTGGTGGCGATGGCTGACGCATGGCAACAGGTCGCCGGTCAACACCACACAAGCCTCATTCAGCAGGCCGCGCACGTGACAGACGCCGCCCATGAGTTCCGGTCCATGGACGATCGCAGCGCCACCGAACTCAGGCAGGTCGGCCAACGAGATGCTCACGGAGAAAACGTACCGGCGTTCCGACGCTGCCGGTATTCACTCGCCAGCCTGCATCGAGATCGGCGCAGGAGATGGGTGTAGGAAGTCGCCGATCTTGTCGGTTTGCCGCCGCGCCGACCTGGGGATTGTCGCTAGCGTGGCGGTGGGCGATTCCCGCTAACGTGTCGGAATCCTCAGCGAGCTGTTCGTCGCTTGAAAATGAGTTGGCCGACACCGGGTCGTTCGAAGTGGCTGCCGTCGCCCGGCGAGCCGGGGTGAGCGCTGGCTTGCCGTATCGGTACTTCGGAACCCGAACTGGCTTGCTGGTGTCGGTAGTGGATGCCTTCTACCAGAGGTTTTGCGATGCCATTGCGCTGCGGGACTATGACGCGCCGACTTGGGCCGAACGGGAGCGTCAACGCATCACGGATTGGGTGGACTTCCTGTATCGCGAACCAGTGGCGCCAGTGATCCTGGCCGGGCTCGGTGAAGGTGAGCTGGCGACAGCGCGTGGGCGCTGGCTGCAGGAGATGAGCGCGATCGGTGCCCGCAACATGGCTCAAGGGCAGCGCGATGGGGAAATACCGGGGGCGCGCGATCCCGAGTACCTGGCTGCGGCCACGATCGGAGGCACCAACGCCGTCGTCGCAGTGTGTCTGACCCGCGATCCGCGCCCACCCGCGGACGTCGTCATCGACGAGCTGTGGTCGTTTGTCTCCGGGGCCGTCGGCCTCCGGTCATCCTGAAAGGCAGTATCCATGTCCCGCAGCATCTCCCACCCGCCTGGCCGTGTCGAAAAAGTCGAGGACCTGTACGGCGACGTCGCCGGAACCTACCGATCAACCGCTGCCACGTCGACCGCCGGCATTCCTGCGCACGTAATCGAGTCCGATCTCGCCACGCTTGACCGCGACGGGTACCTGGTCGTCGAACGCCTCATGCCATTGGAGCTCTGCGCCCAGATCGCCGAAACTATGGATACCCTGCTGGGCCATGTCGGCCGTAACGTCTTTGAGGGCCTCCACACTCAGCGGGTCTACAGTTTGCTGACGAAGGCTCGCGTCTGTGATGCGCTGGTCGAGCATCCCCGGGTGCTCGCATTGCTTGACCGGCTGCTGTTGCCGAACTATCTGCTGTCGCAGCTTCAGTCGATCAGAATCGGCCCCGGGGAGACTGCACAATTCCTGCACTTCGACGACGGCATGTATCCCTTGCCCCGTCCGCGCGCCGCGCTCAGCGCAGCCACCATCTGGGCAATTAGCGACTTCACCGCCGACAACGGTGCCACCGTAGTGATCCCGGGCAGCCACCGCTGGGATGACACACGAAGGCCCACCGATGCGGACGAACACGTCAGCATCGTGATGCCAGCAGGGTCGGTCGTGTTCTTCGTTGGCACCTTGTGGCACGGGGGCGGCGCGAACCGTACCTCCGATCAAGGTCGGCTCGCCGTCACCGCGCAGTACTGTCAGCCATGGTTGCGTCCCCAGGAGGCATTCACCTTGTCGACACCGCCTGAAACGGTTCGGGGGCTGTCGGAGGGTATCTGCCGGATGCTCGGCTACAGCATTCACCCGCCGTTCATGGGCATGGTCAACGGCATGCACCCCAAGCGGATCCTCGAAAATACCCGCTAGCCAAGCAATCTGGGTTGCAGGGCAGCGCCCGGCACACTGCACCAACGGCGACAACGTGGCCTACCCACCATCCAATGTCGTTGACACCATTGCGGGTAACGATCTCCCGAGACGGGCGTGGCAACAGTCGTACACCCCGACGGCCCGTTGTAGGTGGCCCGGTCAAACGCCTGATATGAGTTACCAGAGATCACCGGCACGCCAGTCGCAGATCAGCGCTGCCGACTCTTCAAATCGGTGGCCAGTGCTGACCGTCGGCAAGACAAAAATCCGATCAGTCGGATTGTAGGTATCGACCACCCCCTCGGGAGTGTCCGCCTGAGTCAGACCGAACCAAGGCCGCCAACCCCGACCGGCATAGAACGGCGCGGCACTCTCCACTGCGTTGAGAGCGCCGATCTGATGCTTAGCGCGGATGATCGCCTCCGCGTGATCCATTACCAGACTCCCCAGACCTCGGCCCTGTTGGTCGGCGCGAACGGCGACGCTCTCGACGTACCCCGTCACGAACACTTCACTGCCGTAACGCAGAGTGCGAGTCACCACCGAGGCGTGACCCAGCAGCGCGTCATCTTCGGTGAACAGCACGTGCACTGAGCTTCCCCAGTTTGAGTGGACACCTGAGATAGCGGGGCCGAGGGTCCTGCTGGAAGGATGTCGGGATGTCTCGAACTCGTCGGTCGTTTACACCGGAGTTCAAAGTGGAGGCTGCTCGGCGGGTGATTGATGGTGGCCGATCGGTCACTGAGGTTGCCCGGGAGTTGAACGTTCATGAGAATCTGTTACGTAAATGGGTTGTAGCTGAACGGGTTCGGGCCGGTGCCGCTCTCGACGCGCGCGAGCTACCGCCGGACGGGGACCGGTCGGCGGTCGAGCACGCGGAGTTGGTGCGGTTACGTGCTGAGCTTGCCGAAAAGGACCGTGATATTGCGTTCCTGAAAAAAAGTATCGGCGTACTTTGCGGCACAGCAACACCGGTGAGTCGTTTCGAGCTCATCGCCGCGGAGTGCGCCGACCACGACATCTCGAAACTCACCGAGCTGCTGGGTGTTTCGCGGTCCGGTTTCTACGCGTGGGCGGCACGGCAATGCCGGGTCGAGCTGTCTGCGCACCAGCAGTGGCGCGGGATCTGGAGGTGAAGATCCTGTCCCATTGGAAGGCCTCACGCCGCACGTACGGGTCGCCGCGGATCACTGCCGATCTGCATGCCGAAGGCGTCACCGTCTCGGAGAACACCGTCGCCAAGGTGATGGCCGAGATGGGCGTCGAAGGCATCAGCCCGCGCACGTTCAAGGTCAAGACCACCGTTGTCGATCCGACCGCATCGTTCCCGCCGGACCGGGTCGGCCGGGTCTTTGACCCAATGCCGTTAACTTTAGCGTCGTCGCAGGTCAGCGGGATTAGGATCGAAAGCTGTTGCTGTAGAGCGTGTTCAGTGGATGTGAACGGTGCCGATCGAGCGAAGGTGATGTGTTGGCCGGCACGTTCTTCGCGCCTCAGATTGGCTCCTAGAAGTATTGCGCTGCAAAGGATTACGCATCACACTTATTCGTGTGGTCGACGAGGGTGCCGGTGGTGAAAGCGGTCGTAGGGACCGGTTGACCGACCGGATCGGCTTGGGTGTGCTGACCAGGCTGGTGCACCGCGATCTCGTCGACGAGGTGCTCGCCGACACCGGCCGCACCGAACGGCGCCGTCGGCTGCTGCCGGCCCGGGTGGTCGCCTACTTCGTGCTGGCTATGACGTTGTTCTTCGACGACGCCTACGAAGAGGTAATGCGCAAACTCGTCGACGGGTTGCGGTTTCTGCGGTCCTGGGACGAGGACTGGCAGCTGCCCACCTCCTCAGCGCTGTGCCAAGCCCGGGCCCGGCTGGGTGCCGAACCGATCCGCGAGCTCTACGCGCGGGTCGCCCGGCCGCTGGCCGGGGCAGGCACGCCGGGCGCGTGGCTGGGGGATCTGCGGGTGATGGCCATCGACGGCGTCCAACTCGACGTTCCCGACACCGCCGACAACGAAGACGCCTTCGGTCGCGGTGTCAGCCAGGGCCTGGACGCCCCCTACCCGAAGGTCAAGGTGCTCGGACTGGGCGAATGCGGCACCCACGCGGTGATCGACGCCCACCTCGGTGGCGTCCTCGTCGACGAGCGTGAACTCGCCCGCCCCTTGCTGGCCAGTGTCGAACCCGGGATGCTCGTGCTTGCCGACCGCGGGTTCTACAGCCGCGAATTCTGGCAGGAGGCCACTGCGACCGGCCGAATTGCTGTGGCGGGTGCAGTCAGCACTGAAATTGCACGTAGTCACCGACCTGGCTGACGGCTCGTATCTGAGCGTGCTGCTGACCACCATCGAACGTCAACGCCTGCGACGCCACGAGGCCCGCGGCCTGCACGCCGTCCCTCGAGGCCCCATGGTGCGCGTCATCGAGTACGACATCACCAACCGCGAGACCCACAGCGGATCGCCCATCCGGCTGATCACCACCATCCTCGATCCGGAGCTAGCCTCCGCCACCGAGCTCGCCGCGGTCTATCACCAACGCTGGGAATTCGAATCCAGCCTCGCCGAGATCGAAACCCGCCAACGCGGCAGCTACCGGGTCCTGCGCTCGCACAGCCCCGAGATGGTGCGCCAAGAGATCTGGGCGCTGTTGTTGACCCACTACGCGATCCGCGCGCTGATGTATGAGGCCACCAACCCCGACGGACTCGACCCGCTACGGATGTCGTTCATCCGCACCCTGCGCATCGTCCGCCGCCACGTCACCGGGCAGGCGGGTTTTTCCCCCTAACCGACTCGCCACCAGCCTGCGTCACGCCGTCGCCGAGATCCTCCAGCGACCCAACCCGGCCAGACGGCACCGCACCTACCCCCGCGTCACCAAACGAGCCAGCGGCACAAAGTTTCCGCGAAAAACCCTGGACCACAAAAAACATCAGACACCGAGGGCCACCCGACATCCGACTCACCCGCCTACAAAGTTAACGGCATTGGTCTTTGACCAAGGGCGTATCGATGCGGTGTGGACCTCTGATATCACGTACTTGACCTGCGGTGAAGGGGATGCCTTCCTGTGTGCGATTCGCGATGAACACTCGCGGCGGGTGTTGGGTTGGTCGCTGGCCGACCACATGCGCACTGAGCTGGTCGAAGCCGCCGTCGATGCTGCGGTGTTCATCCGCGCCGGCAACGTCGCCGGCACCATCCTGCATGCCGATCGAGGCGGTCAATTCACCAGCCACGACATGGCCCAGGTTTGTTCTGAGCATGGCTTACTGCGCTCTATGGGAGCGACCGGGATCTGCTGGGACAACGCCGGAGCCGAATCGCTATGGTCGACGGTCAAACATGAGTATTACAAACGCCACGCGTTCACCACGTACGCGAATCTTACTGCAGGACTTGACAATTACATCAGATTCTACAACCATGAAAGGCGACACAGTTCGTTAGGGATGATCTCACCCATCGACTTCGAGATCGCCTCACAGCCACGTCAGCAATCAAGCTAACCGTGTCCACTTTTTCTGGGGAACCTCACACACCCTCAACACCATGCAGCCAATCATGGGAACGGAAACTCTCCCCAAACGCCGCTCGGACCAACGCCTCAGCGGTGTCCAAATCATGTTGCGTCAGTTCGTCGGATTCGGCGATCATCACATCCATCACCTAGCCAGAATCCCACGCCAACAACGCGAACCCCCGGAGGGCGCGCTGTTCCGATCTCGACTTCCCATGCCTTCGGGCCGACAACCTGTAGCACAACGAAGTTGTGGTCATCGACATGCAGACCAAACGCCGATTCGTCGGAGGTAGTCAGGTACGCCTGTATCCAGACTCGTGCGTCGAGTTGGTATTCCAGTGATTCCTGAATCCGTTGGACAATCCTCGACGATTCCTGGAAGTGGTTGTAGATGAGCGTCGCTCCGCCGGCCAGGTAGTCGCTGATCGCGGCGGCGTTGATGTGAGAGTGAACGATCAACCCGTCGCCGATCCGTGCGGACATGAAATGGCGCGGATGTACGTCCATACCGTGCTGAACCACGCGGATGTTCGACCACAGCGGGCCCGGCCGCATCAGGTCGCGCCACAACTCAAGCTGGAGGGCCCGAATTGCCGGCTGTGTGAACTGTGGCAGCCGACCGACGCCCTGGAACCCGATCGGCCGAATCTGCACGACGATCTCGGAGGCGAGGATGTACCCGTAATCCATCATTGCCGCAGCGCGCCGCCGGGTCAGTCTGTCCAGGAGTGGGGCGAGGTCAGCGACGTCGCAATCGAGCTGATGCGCGATGTCGTCGGCGGAAGCCTCGTCGAGTTGGTTGAGGACCGAGCACAGGTGGTCCAGATCCATGTTCGGCATTGCACTGTGCGTCGCGCGACCGTTGGCGAACAGTGAATTCTCATCTGCGGGCTGACACACGCTGTTGAAGCGCGCCGAAAATGGGCGGCGACAATCAGGCGGTGAAAGATGTTGGAGCACAGAGCTATGTGGGGCGAGCGTCGCGCCACACGATGTCAGTCGCCGCAGCTCGCGATCGAGGCGGGTAGGCAGATCGGCCAGGTGGGCTTGCAGGTCCGCGGCGGTTGAACGCACTGCTTGTCGCACGTCCTCACGACGATCGGGCTGGCCTGTTCGATCGTCATCGTGGGTCACTAGGCCCGCGAGAAGGTCGTTGATGACACGCTGAGAGCTGTTGGGGAACACCGTAATTCCCAGGAAAGCCGAAGGAGCGGTGTTCCGGAACACGTGGTACAGGCCAGCGGGGATACACAGGAAGTCGCCGGGTTCCAGGACGTATCGCTGCGCTCGGTCCAGATGCTCCTTGATGGCGAACGAGACGCCGTTGAGGGCGGGGCTGCGGCTGACCACCGCTCCCGAAGGCTCACCTGCTGGCCACACCCATGCGGTCTTCTCTCCCGGGCCGAGATGGTAAATGAACGACGGCTCGTAGTCGACGTGGATACCGAACGGCGTCCACCCCTCGCCGCCGCTGATGAACGTGTAGGTATCGAGAACCTCGACGGCGCGATGGTGCCCCAGATCAACCAGTTCGTTGACCCTGCTGATGTACCAGTCACCCAGCTCGATGTCCCATTGGGCAAGCTCGTTGATCGCCACACATGCCGAGGGGCCTGCGCCGCGACGCAGCCACGTCGGCGCATCAGCTGCTGTACCAGGTGCGAAAGCCGCGAGGTGGTTCGTCAGCTGGTAGTCGAGCGCGAACCCGCGGAAAGCACGCAACCGGACTGAACCGTCACCTGAGGCAACGATCGTCTCCAAGGCGCGAACAAGGCCGGCGGACAGCTCCGGGCCGCGGGCGAACGCAGATTGCACGTGGACGACGTCACGGAAGCTCGGCCCGTGATCGGCCAGAAACTGCACATAGTGAGGTGAAACGTCGGCCGACCCGCCGCACAGCGCGTGGGGTTTGACTGGTGCGCTCACGTGCGTGCCTCATCCGGGAGGGTTGCGGCGCTGAGGAAGCCGGAGATCGATTGTCGGATATGGGTTCCCGCTAGCTGATCGACGCGTCGAATCCGGTGGACGGTGGGCGCCTGCATCACCACGAGCCGATTTGACCGTGGAACGATCGAGGTCATGTTGCACGGCGCTGCGAGGACACTGTCAGCTAATTCGCCTGTCGCCGGGATGTTCTCGGGTTTGCAATCGAACAGGTCCAGTTCGCCACCCCAGTCGCTCGACCACTGGCTGAGGTAGTAGATGAAGGCAGCAATACGTGGGCGCCGTCGTCATGCCAGCCGAGTTTCGTGCCGACCGGGTAGACGGCAAAGAACGTCGAATAGGTCCAGGGGTGCGCAAGGGCGTCGGCGCCGATCCGGTCGGCAACGGCATCGGCGGCGTGGGTCGCGAGTGTGCGAACGGCTTCGGCATCATCGGTGGCGGTAACGACGCCGATAGTGCCGTCGGGTCCTGGTGCGGTGTAGCACAGTCCATCGTGGAAGCGATCAATAGCACTCAGTGTGGGACGCACGGGGGCAGCTCCGAAAGCCTCTCGCACGGTAGCTAATTGGTTGCTGTCCAGTACGTCGTCAAACACCACATACCGGCTTCCTTTGCTATGAAGTTGCATGGTTGTTCCTCCTCAATGATTGGCGTACGACGGCGGTCGCTGACGTGAGTGCCATGACGACCAGTACCGCCAGAAGTGCCGGGCCCAGGTCGGTGGCGAGCAGTGGAGCCAACGCCATGCCGGCGGGGGCGCCGATACCGGTCAGAGTGGATTCAACAGCGGAGAATCGACCCAGTTCTGCGCGCGGCAATCGCTGCTGCATCGCAGTGGTCCAGTGAATGCCGGCCCAGGTCGTCACCAACGCTCCAGCACCGAAGACTCCACATATCAGGACAATTCGCAGCGGACTTGGCTGTAGTCCGAAGATCAAGGCGCCCTGACCGCCCAGCAAACACGCCAAGACGAACACCCCGATTCCGTAGGCTGCTTTACCGGTGGCCGCAGCCGTCACAGACCCCGCGAGTGAGCACAACGCCATTACCGTCGATATGAGTGCCCACGCTCCGGCGTTGCCCGTTTCATGGATGATCCGCGTCGGGGTGTAGACCGCGATCATGCCGATCAAGACCGACGTGATGCACCAAAACAGCAAGGATGCGCGAAGGAAGTGATCTCGGCCGACGATGCGGGTCGCCGCACGAAGGGTGCTTTCGCCGGCGGGGCTCAGGTCACGGTACGCGCCGGTCGTCTCGCTGGAATCGCAGTAGGTGCTGGGGAATTGGGTCCGTAGGCGCCAGAGTATGGCGATGTTGAGAGTGAAGGTCATGCAGTCGAGTGCCAAGATGCCGTTGAAGCCGATGCTGTT
This window contains:
- a CDS encoding MFS transporter, translated to MTAEPDVDIGRPQHVALRHNGAFRLLYGGYMGSTLTDGLIPIAFTVEVLRASSSPWALSAVLICLWIGNVAVTPISGRLASTRNPLQVMMFADLVRVVAQGALLAVIATAGNSVPAMALSAALYGAGAGFYRPAQHTALPDLVGLPHLTRANAAFSVATDLSLIGGPLLGIAALNSIGFNGILALDCMTFTLNIAILWRLRTQFPSTYCDSSETTGAYRDLSPAGESTLRAATRIVGRDHFLRASLLFWCITSVLIGMIAVYTPTRIIHETGNAGAWALISTVMALCSLAGSVTAAATGKAAYGIGVFVLACLLGGQGALIFGLQPSPLRIVLICGVFGAGALVTTWAGIHWTTAMQQRLPRAELGRFSAVESTLTGIGAPAGMALAPLLATDLGPALLAVLVVMALTSATAVVRQSLRRNNHATS